One Streptomyces sp. NBC_01217 genomic region harbors:
- a CDS encoding SCO3374 family protein → MAIAVPPPLPSLADGREDHAECARWARWYERELGWATEGTAPVRLLTGLRFDVLEVPAAVGRAALRRVGRTGPVALTGARMGLLVAAGSAEELPGLLDWLEWGGVALSLTAIGTGGRITAPAPPGRTAGRSGAAVWLRPPGPRHEGEPELPALVGLGSRGGGAPDLVRIVDAVATESHRARLMRARTGRSTDESTAQPLAFS, encoded by the coding sequence ATGGCCATCGCCGTCCCGCCTCCCCTGCCGTCGCTCGCCGACGGGCGGGAGGATCACGCCGAGTGTGCGCGCTGGGCGCGGTGGTACGAGCGCGAGCTCGGCTGGGCGACGGAGGGCACCGCACCGGTGCGGTTGCTGACCGGGCTGCGGTTCGACGTCCTGGAGGTGCCCGCGGCCGTCGGCCGTGCGGCGCTGCGGCGGGTGGGCCGCACCGGACCGGTCGCACTGACGGGCGCGCGGATGGGCCTGCTGGTGGCGGCGGGAAGCGCCGAGGAGTTGCCCGGGCTGCTCGACTGGCTGGAGTGGGGCGGGGTCGCCCTCTCACTGACCGCCATCGGCACGGGCGGTCGGATCACTGCGCCGGCACCGCCCGGACGGACGGCGGGCCGGTCGGGGGCCGCCGTATGGCTGCGGCCCCCCGGGCCGCGGCACGAGGGAGAGCCGGAGCTCCCGGCCCTCGTCGGCCTCGGGAGCAGGGGTGGGGGTGCTCCCGATCTCGTACGGATCGTGGACGCGGTGGCCACGGAAAGCCACCGGGCCCGGTTGATGCGTGCCCGAACGGGGCGGTCGACCGATGAGTCGACAGCTCAGCCGTTGGCCTTCTCGTAA
- a CDS encoding type III pantothenate kinase, with protein sequence MLLTIDVGNTHTVLGLFDGEEIVEHWRISTDARRTADELAVLLQGLMGMHPLLGEELGDGIEGIAICSTVPAVLHELREVTRRYYGDVPAVLVEPGIKTGVPILMDNPKEVGADRIINAVAAVDLYGGPAIVVDFGTATTFDAVSARGEYAGGVIAPGIEISVEALGVKGAQLRKIELARPRSVIGKNTVEAMQAGIIYGFAGQVDGVVARMKKELAADPDDVTVIATGGLAPMVLGESSVIDEHEPWLTLIGLRLVYERNVSRM encoded by the coding sequence ATGCTGCTCACCATCGACGTCGGCAACACCCACACCGTCCTCGGCCTGTTCGACGGTGAGGAGATCGTCGAGCACTGGCGGATCTCCACCGACGCCCGCCGCACCGCGGACGAGCTCGCGGTGCTGCTGCAGGGCCTGATGGGCATGCACCCGCTGCTCGGCGAGGAGCTGGGCGACGGCATCGAGGGCATCGCGATCTGCTCCACGGTCCCGGCCGTCCTGCACGAGCTGCGCGAGGTGACCCGCCGCTACTACGGCGACGTCCCCGCGGTCCTCGTCGAGCCGGGCATCAAGACCGGGGTGCCGATCCTGATGGACAACCCGAAGGAGGTCGGCGCGGACCGCATCATCAACGCGGTCGCTGCCGTCGACCTGTACGGCGGTCCGGCGATTGTCGTCGACTTCGGCACGGCCACCACCTTCGACGCGGTCTCCGCCCGCGGTGAGTACGCCGGCGGTGTCATCGCCCCCGGCATCGAGATCTCGGTCGAGGCGCTCGGCGTCAAGGGCGCCCAGCTCCGCAAGATCGAGCTGGCCAGGCCGCGCAGCGTGATCGGCAAGAACACCGTCGAGGCGATGCAGGCGGGCATCATCTACGGCTTCGCGGGCCAGGTCGACGGTGTCGTCGCCCGGATGAAGAAGGAACTGGCGGCCGATCCCGACGACGTCACCGTCATCGCGACGGGGGGCCTTGCGCCGATGGTGTTGGGCGAGTCCTCCGTCATCGACGAGCACGAGCCCTGGCTCACCCTCATCGGTCTGCGTCTGGTGTACGAGCGGAACGTGTCCCGGATGTAG
- a CDS encoding BlaI/MecI/CopY family transcriptional regulator, giving the protein MPRQLGDLEDAVMTRVWQWNRPVTVREVLEDLQQERSIAYTTVMTVMDNLHQKGWVRREVDGRAYRYTAVSTRAAYSAALMNEAWSHSDNPAAALVAFFGMMSAEQREALQDAMRIVLPDLHGTPELPPDEAADEAADEPAGEAAGEPAGDPADDAGPETGR; this is encoded by the coding sequence GTGCCCCGCCAATTGGGAGATCTGGAAGACGCCGTGATGACGCGGGTCTGGCAATGGAACCGTCCGGTCACCGTGCGGGAAGTCCTTGAGGACCTTCAGCAGGAACGCTCCATCGCCTACACCACCGTCATGACGGTAATGGACAATCTCCATCAGAAGGGCTGGGTGCGCAGGGAAGTCGACGGCCGCGCATATCGATATACGGCGGTCTCCACCCGCGCCGCCTACTCGGCCGCACTGATGAACGAAGCCTGGTCGCACAGCGACAACCCGGCCGCCGCTCTTGTCGCCTTCTTCGGCATGATGTCCGCCGAGCAGCGCGAGGCCCTCCAGGACGCCATGCGGATCGTTCTGCCCGATCTGCACGGCACCCCCGAGCTCCCGCCCGATGAAGCGGCGGATGAAGCGGCCGATGAACCGGCCGGAGAAGCGGCGGGAGAACCGGCCGGAGATCCGGCCGATGACGCGGGCCCGGAGACCGGGCGATAG
- a CDS encoding histone-like nucleoid-structuring protein Lsr2, with protein sequence MAQKVQVLLVDDLDGGEADETVTFALDGKTYEIDLTTTNADKLRGLLEPYTKGGRRTGGRAAAGRGKGRAVTGGNKDTAEIRKWARENGHNVNDRGRVPAEIREAYEKANG encoded by the coding sequence GTGGCACAGAAGGTTCAGGTCCTTCTTGTCGATGACCTCGACGGTGGCGAGGCGGACGAGACAGTCACGTTCGCGCTCGATGGCAAGACGTACGAGATTGACCTCACCACGACCAACGCTGACAAGCTCCGTGGTCTTCTTGAGCCCTACACCAAGGGTGGCCGGCGTACGGGTGGCCGCGCAGCGGCCGGCCGTGGCAAGGGCCGCGCCGTTACGGGTGGCAACAAGGACACCGCGGAGATCCGTAAGTGGGCGCGCGAGAACGGCCACAATGTGAATGACCGCGGCCGTGTTCCCGCGGAGATCCGCGAGGCTTACGAGAAGGCCAACGGCTGA
- a CDS encoding amino-acid N-acetyltransferase, whose product MSSELPHTDFRTEPSVINVAITVRRARTSDVASVRRLLDGYVREGILLDKATVTLYEDIQEFWIAERDEDARVVGCGALHVMWEDLAEVRTLAVDHSIRGAGVGHQVLDKLLQTARWLGVRRVFCLTFEVDFFAKHGFVEIGETPVDGDVYSELLRSYDEGVAEFLGLERVKPNTLGNSRMLLHL is encoded by the coding sequence ATGTCCTCAGAGCTTCCGCATACCGATTTCCGTACCGAACCGTCGGTTATAAACGTGGCCATCACCGTCCGCCGTGCCAGGACCAGCGATGTGGCATCGGTCCGCCGTCTCCTCGACGGGTACGTACGTGAAGGCATCCTGCTCGACAAAGCAACGGTGACGCTTTACGAGGACATCCAGGAGTTCTGGATCGCGGAACGCGACGAGGACGCCCGGGTCGTCGGCTGCGGTGCACTGCACGTGATGTGGGAAGACCTCGCCGAAGTGCGTACTCTCGCGGTCGATCACAGCATCAGGGGTGCGGGAGTCGGGCATCAAGTACTGGACAAGTTGTTGCAGACCGCCCGTTGGCTGGGCGTACGGCGGGTTTTCTGTCTCACCTTCGAAGTCGACTTCTTCGCGAAGCACGGCTTCGTGGAGATCGGAGAGACTCCGGTCGACGGAGATGTCTACAGCGAGCTGCTGCGTTCCTATGACGAAGGTGTAGCAGAGTTCCTGGGTCTCGAACGAGTGAAGCCGAACACCTTGGGCAACAGCCGGATGCTTCTGCACCTGTGA
- a CDS encoding L-aspartate oxidase: MTGIRLTAPAPGWSIDADVVVVGSGVAGLTTALRCAAAGLATVVVTKARLDDGSTRWAQGGIAAALGEGDTPEQHLDDTLVAGAGLCDESAVRTLVTEGPDAVRRLIETGAHFDTTDGGDIALTREGGHHRRRIAHAGGDATGAEISRALVEAVRSAALHTVENALVLDLLTDAEGRTAGVTLHVMGEGQHDGVGAVRAPAVVLATGGMGQVFSATTNPAVSTGDGVALALRAGAEVSDFEFVQFHPTVLFLGADAEGQQPLVSEAVRGEGAHLVDASGTRFMLGQHELAELAPRDIVAKAITRQMQLHGTEHMYLDARHFGAEMWEQRFPTILAACRAHGIDPITEPIPVAPAAHYASGGIRTDLRGRTTVPGLYACGEVACTGVHGANRLASNSLLEGLVFAERIAADIVEDRPRAGAATNGPLPAPSPLLAPEARGTIQRIMTRGAGVLRSAESLAAAADELEDLHNSAAEAAGAAEPKVAVPGVEAWEATNLLLVSRVLVAAARLREETRGCHWREDRPERDDENWRRHLVVRLTAERQPVLRRTETEAFGPVRPAQAPDCAAAAPLIHPADVTEEP, encoded by the coding sequence GTGACCGGAATACGGCTGACCGCCCCCGCCCCCGGCTGGTCCATCGACGCCGACGTCGTGGTGGTCGGGTCCGGCGTGGCCGGTCTCACCACCGCGCTGCGCTGCGCGGCCGCGGGCCTCGCCACCGTCGTCGTCACCAAGGCCCGCCTCGACGACGGCTCCACCCGCTGGGCGCAGGGCGGCATCGCGGCGGCCCTCGGCGAGGGCGACACCCCTGAGCAGCACCTGGACGACACCCTGGTCGCGGGCGCGGGCCTGTGCGACGAGTCGGCGGTACGGACCCTGGTCACCGAGGGCCCCGACGCCGTGCGCCGGCTGATCGAGACCGGCGCGCACTTCGACACCACGGACGGCGGCGACATCGCGCTGACCCGCGAGGGCGGCCACCACCGCCGCCGCATCGCGCACGCGGGCGGGGACGCCACGGGCGCCGAGATCTCCCGCGCCCTGGTCGAAGCGGTCCGCTCCGCAGCCCTCCACACCGTGGAGAACGCCCTGGTCCTGGATCTGCTGACGGACGCCGAAGGCCGTACCGCGGGCGTCACCCTGCACGTCATGGGCGAGGGCCAGCACGACGGCGTCGGCGCGGTCCGAGCCCCCGCGGTGGTCCTCGCCACCGGCGGCATGGGCCAGGTCTTCTCCGCCACCACCAATCCGGCGGTCTCCACGGGCGACGGTGTCGCTCTCGCGCTGCGGGCCGGCGCGGAGGTCTCCGATTTCGAATTCGTCCAGTTCCACCCGACGGTGCTCTTCCTCGGCGCCGACGCCGAGGGCCAGCAGCCCCTCGTATCGGAAGCGGTACGGGGCGAGGGCGCCCATCTCGTCGACGCGTCCGGCACCCGCTTCATGCTCGGGCAGCACGAACTGGCCGAGCTCGCCCCGCGCGACATCGTCGCCAAGGCCATCACCCGCCAGATGCAACTGCACGGCACCGAGCACATGTATCTCGACGCCCGCCACTTCGGCGCCGAGATGTGGGAACAGCGCTTCCCCACGATCCTGGCGGCCTGCCGCGCCCACGGCATCGACCCGATCACCGAGCCGATCCCGGTCGCCCCCGCCGCGCACTACGCCTCCGGCGGCATCCGCACCGACCTGCGGGGACGTACGACCGTGCCCGGTCTGTACGCCTGCGGCGAGGTCGCCTGCACCGGTGTGCACGGCGCGAACCGGCTGGCGTCCAACTCCCTCCTGGAGGGTCTCGTCTTCGCCGAGCGCATCGCGGCGGACATCGTCGAGGACCGGCCCCGCGCGGGCGCCGCGACGAACGGCCCCCTTCCCGCCCCCTCGCCGCTGCTCGCCCCCGAGGCGCGCGGCACGATCCAGCGGATCATGACCAGGGGCGCCGGAGTCCTGCGCTCCGCCGAGAGCCTGGCCGCCGCGGCCGATGAGCTGGAGGATCTGCACAACAGCGCCGCCGAGGCCGCCGGGGCTGCCGAGCCCAAGGTCGCGGTGCCCGGCGTCGAGGCGTGGGAGGCCACCAACCTGCTGCTCGTCTCGCGGGTCCTGGTCGCCGCCGCCCGCCTGCGCGAGGAGACCCGCGGCTGCCACTGGCGCGAGGACCGGCCCGAACGCGACGACGAGAACTGGCGCCGCCACCTCGTCGTCCGGCTCACCGCGGAGCGTCAACCGGTCCTCCGTCGGACGGAGACCGAGGCATTCGGGCCCGTACGCCCGGCGCAGGCGCCAGACTGCGCAGCAGCAGCACCCCTGATTCACCCCGCCGACGTCACCGAGGAGCCGTAA
- the nadC gene encoding carboxylating nicotinate-nucleotide diphosphorylase has translation MSTPEENPRPTPVDVPLIQIGAPAPSAGGCGDGCGCGGDEYYEIDPLECGLDPDLAQLLADAGLDPVQVEDVAHVAIAEDLDGGVDVTTVATVAEDAVATGDFTAREAGVVAGLRVAEAVLSIVCTDEFAVERHVEDGDRVAPGQKLLTVTTRTRDLLTGERSALNLLCRLSGIATATRAWADALEGTKAKVRDTRKTTPGLRAMEKYAVRCGGGVNHRMSLSDAALVKDNHVIAAGGVAEAFKRVRDEFPDVAIEVEVDTLQQVREVLDAGADLILLDNFTPLQTAEAVALVGGRAVLESSGRLSLDTARAYAEAGVDYLAVGALTHSSPILDIGLDFRDTDGAGV, from the coding sequence GTGAGCACGCCCGAAGAGAATCCGCGCCCCACACCCGTGGACGTACCGCTGATCCAGATCGGCGCGCCCGCACCGTCCGCCGGCGGCTGCGGGGACGGCTGCGGCTGCGGCGGGGACGAGTACTACGAGATCGACCCGCTGGAGTGCGGCCTCGACCCCGACCTCGCCCAGCTCCTCGCCGACGCGGGCCTGGACCCGGTTCAGGTCGAGGACGTCGCGCACGTCGCCATCGCGGAGGACCTCGACGGCGGTGTCGACGTCACCACCGTCGCGACCGTCGCCGAGGACGCCGTGGCCACCGGCGACTTCACCGCCCGTGAGGCGGGCGTCGTGGCCGGGCTGCGCGTCGCCGAGGCCGTCCTGTCCATCGTCTGCACGGACGAGTTCGCGGTCGAGCGCCATGTCGAGGACGGCGACCGCGTCGCCCCCGGCCAGAAGCTGCTGACCGTCACCACCCGCACCCGCGACCTGCTCACCGGCGAGCGCAGCGCACTCAATCTGCTCTGCAGGCTCTCCGGCATCGCGACCGCCACCCGCGCCTGGGCCGATGCGCTCGAAGGCACGAAGGCCAAGGTCCGCGACACCCGCAAGACCACCCCGGGCCTGCGCGCCATGGAGAAGTACGCGGTGCGCTGCGGCGGCGGCGTCAACCACCGCATGTCGCTGTCCGACGCCGCGCTGGTCAAGGACAACCACGTCATCGCGGCGGGCGGTGTTGCCGAGGCCTTCAAGCGGGTACGGGACGAGTTCCCGGACGTGGCGATCGAGGTCGAGGTCGACACCCTGCAGCAGGTCCGTGAGGTCCTCGACGCGGGCGCCGACCTGATCCTGCTGGACAACTTCACCCCGCTGCAGACGGCCGAGGCGGTCGCCCTGGTCGGCGGCCGCGCGGTCCTGGAGTCCTCCGGCCGGCTCTCCCTCGACACCGCGCGCGCCTACGCCGAGGCGGGCGTCGACTACCTGGCCGTCGGCGCGCTCACCCACTCCTCGCCGATCCTCGACATCGGCCTGGACTTCCGCGACACCGACGGGGCCGGCGTCTGA